The sequence GTTTTTTTTTAATTTTTTTTTAATAGAAAATCTAAAACTAACTAAAAATAATTAATTACAAACTAAACTACTCTTACTATTCTATACTATACTCTCTTAATTCAGATGTAGTTGTGTTAGTGTTGAGAAGAAATGAAGGTGTGTGAGTATGACTGATCCAATAGATGACTTACTTGATGCAGCTGAATCTGGAAAATCTATTATTAAAAATCGTGATATTCTTCATTTTACATATATCCCAACTACTATTTTACATAGAAAATCTGAACAAGAACAAGTTACTCAATCTCTATTACCAATTTTAAAACAATCAAGACCATCAAATCTTTTAGTTTATGGAAAACCTGGAACTGGTAAAACTCTAGTTGTAAAAAAAGTACTATCAAAAATCCAAGAGAGAGTTGAAAAATCAAATTTTCCAATTAAACTCATATATTCAAATTCCAAAAACGAGACAACATTATATGGATTATTAGTCAGTTTAGGCAGGCAGTTAGGCCTAGAACAGGATGAATTACCCTCTACTGGGCTTGCTATTAGTGCAGTTTTCAAAAGGCTACTAAATAAAATTGATGAGGGAAAACTTAATGCAATTATTGTAATTGATGAAATTGATTATCTTGCTCAATTAGTGGCAAAAACAGGTAAGGATATCTTATATCAACTTACAAGGGCAAATGAGCAATTAAAACAAGGGTCTCTAACTATGGTAGGAATATCAAATGATCTAACATTCAAAGAAAAACTGGATCCTAGAGTTATCAGTAGTTTGGGGGAGGAGGAGATAGTCTTTACAAATTATAACGTTGAACAAATCAAAAAAATTCTTGAAGAGAGAATCAATGAATCTTTTATCGAAAATTCCGTAGAGGAACCAGCATTAAATCTATGTGCTGCTCTTGCAGGAGGAGAGCATGGTGATGCAAGAAGGGCCATTGATCTACTTCGTGTATCTGGCGAACTTGCAGAAAGGCAACAATCCAACAAAGTTACAATCGAACATGTCAGAGAAGCCTCTCTTAAAATTGAAGAAAACAAAGAAGAAGCCTCTCTCAAATCATACCCACTTCATGAAAAATTGGTGATAATAGCCATAATGAAGTCTAATGGCTCTTCAACTGGTGAGATTTACTCTTCTTACAAAAATCTCTGTAAAGCACTAGGAAAAGACGAACTTACCCAAAGAAGAATAACACAAATGCTTAGTGAAATTGAATTGTCTGGAATTATTTCTGGAAGACTAATTCATCAAGGTATTCATGGAAGGACAAAAAAATACAAACTTACAATATCTTCTGAAATGATAAAAAAATCATTCAAAGATGATCTAAGTTTGCAAGATATTGTCTAAATTAGAACTATAATTTTCATGGAAGACTTGGAAGGTTTTTAGATTAACAATTATGGCGATGCCTGGATTTGGGGTCATTCCTACACTAGCTTGAAAAGGGGTTTGTTTTTGCCAAGAACCAGAATTTATCAACAAAATTCCTTTGTACATGTCTAGTTGGGCTCTGTGAACATGGCCTACATGAAAAATATCCGGAATGTCTTGAATCACCATCAAATCCTCCATTTCAGGTGCAATTGGTGTCTGACTACCATAAATTGGACTAAGGTGTCTTGCTCTAAGCAAGTGTTTCATTACATTAGTGGGTCTGTCATAACTAAGACCAGGTGTAGTCTTTACAATATCGTCTATACTTTGTCCATGAAACATTGAGACAATAACTCCGTTTAATGAGACTACTGCTGGATTTCCAACCATAATTACATTTTCCCTCTCCCATAAACCTGAATTGTATTTTTTAGGGATGGCAGGTTGAGGTAATGCTCTTCTCCCTGGATCGTGGTTTCCTGGCATAATGATGATTTTTACATTTTT comes from Nitrosopumilus oxyclinae and encodes:
- a CDS encoding Cdc6/Cdc18 family protein, producing the protein MTDPIDDLLDAAESGKSIIKNRDILHFTYIPTTILHRKSEQEQVTQSLLPILKQSRPSNLLVYGKPGTGKTLVVKKVLSKIQERVEKSNFPIKLIYSNSKNETTLYGLLVSLGRQLGLEQDELPSTGLAISAVFKRLLNKIDEGKLNAIIVIDEIDYLAQLVAKTGKDILYQLTRANEQLKQGSLTMVGISNDLTFKEKLDPRVISSLGEEEIVFTNYNVEQIKKILEERINESFIENSVEEPALNLCAALAGGEHGDARRAIDLLRVSGELAERQQSNKVTIEHVREASLKIEENKEEASLKSYPLHEKLVIIAIMKSNGSSTGEIYSSYKNLCKALGKDELTQRRITQMLSEIELSGIISGRLIHQGIHGRTKKYKLTISSEMIKKSFKDDLSLQDIV